One genomic segment of Actinoplanes ianthinogenes includes these proteins:
- a CDS encoding TetR/AcrR family transcriptional regulator: MADTTTAPSARRTELLELAYGYVRRHGLTDLSLRPLAAEIGSSPRVLLFLFGSKDGLVRALLARARQDELALLSGLREQTQPAGLTAAGEQIWSWLSAPAHRTLLIMWLEAYAHSLVDPDGPWSRFAADTVADWLDVLAAAQPASERGTPDGLARRTALLAVLRGALIDLLATGDEPRTTAAVHQHLHP; the protein is encoded by the coding sequence ATGGCCGACACCACGACAGCGCCCTCGGCACGCCGCACCGAACTCCTCGAGCTCGCCTACGGCTACGTCCGCCGCCACGGCCTCACCGATCTGTCGCTGCGCCCGCTGGCCGCCGAGATCGGCTCCAGCCCGCGGGTGCTGCTGTTCCTGTTCGGCAGCAAGGACGGCCTGGTCCGGGCCCTGCTGGCCCGCGCCCGCCAGGACGAACTGGCACTCCTGAGCGGCCTGCGCGAGCAGACTCAGCCGGCCGGCCTGACGGCCGCCGGCGAGCAGATCTGGTCCTGGCTCAGCGCCCCGGCCCACCGCACGCTCCTCATCATGTGGCTCGAGGCGTACGCCCACTCGCTGGTCGACCCGGACGGTCCCTGGTCCCGTTTCGCCGCCGACACCGTCGCCGACTGGCTGGACGTACTCGCCGCCGCGCAGCCCGCCTCGGAACGCGGCACCCCGGACGGCCTGGCCCGCCGGACAGCCCTGCTGGCCGTCCTCCGCGGCGCCCTGATCGACCTGCTCGCCACCGGCGACGAGCCCCGCACCACCGCCGCGGTCCACCAGCACCTGCACCCCTGA
- a CDS encoding GNAT family N-acetyltransferase, with protein MDATIRRLGEPGDLGWVVQAHGELYAREYGWDTSFEGLVARIMADFGAGHDPQREAGWIAERDGRRVGCVLCVAADEPGTAVLRVLLVHPDGRGLGLGGRLVDTCLEFAMASGYQRMRLWTTDPLVAARHIYLRRGFRLIKEEPQHTFGADLVGQTYVREFAPADSAPVA; from the coding sequence ATGGACGCGACGATCAGGCGGCTCGGCGAGCCCGGAGACCTCGGCTGGGTGGTGCAGGCCCACGGCGAGCTGTATGCGCGGGAGTACGGGTGGGACACCAGCTTCGAGGGGCTGGTCGCGCGGATCATGGCGGACTTCGGGGCCGGGCACGATCCGCAGCGGGAGGCCGGGTGGATCGCCGAGCGGGACGGGCGGCGGGTCGGGTGCGTGCTCTGCGTCGCGGCGGACGAGCCGGGGACGGCCGTGCTGCGGGTGCTGCTGGTGCATCCGGACGGGCGCGGGCTCGGCCTCGGCGGGCGGCTGGTCGACACCTGCCTGGAGTTCGCGATGGCGAGCGGTTATCAGCGGATGCGGCTGTGGACCACGGATCCACTGGTGGCGGCCCGGCACATCTACCTGCGGCGAGGGTTCCGGCTGATCAAGGAGGAGCCGCAGCACACCTTCGGGGCGGATCTGGTCGGGCAGACCTACGTGCGCGAGTTCGCTCCCGCGGATTCAGCCCCCGTGGCCTGA
- a CDS encoding cupin domain-containing protein, with amino-acid sequence MEIIHPEPATLRPISAHGSVGLTAQALLRAETTAVTVLRVAPGGEIGDHPARGDQTLLITEGSGQVRSGAGPWHDVTAGDAVRWAAGESHTTRSAAGLTAVAIEVSGHGG; translated from the coding sequence ATGGAGATCATCCACCCGGAACCGGCGACGCTGCGGCCGATCAGCGCGCACGGAAGCGTCGGCCTCACCGCCCAGGCGCTGCTTCGCGCCGAGACCACCGCCGTGACCGTCCTGCGAGTCGCTCCGGGCGGCGAGATCGGCGATCACCCCGCCCGGGGCGATCAGACCCTGTTGATCACCGAGGGCTCCGGGCAGGTCCGCTCCGGAGCCGGCCCCTGGCACGACGTCACCGCCGGTGACGCCGTCCGCTGGGCGGCCGGCGAGTCACACACCACCCGCTCCGCCGCCGGCCTGACCGCCGTGGCGATCGAGGTCTCAGGCCACGGGGGCTGA
- the mshC gene encoding cysteine--1-D-myo-inosityl 2-amino-2-deoxy-alpha-D-glucopyranoside ligase → MDAWTGHDVPTLPGDAPTLTLFDSARRSVHPVTPGETATMYVCGITPYDATHLGHAATMIAFDLVNRLWRDAGRTVTYVQNVTDIDDPLLERAERDGEDWVVLAMRETALFREDMEALRIIPPAHYVGAVESIPAIAQHVSSLVAKGAAYRLEDGTGDVYFDITAAPNWGYESNLSREEMTVLSAERGGDPDRAGKRDPLDPLLWRGARDGEPSWDGGDLGPGRPGWHIECATIALNLLGDTIDVQGGGSDLLYPHHECSAAHAEVLTGAAPFASHYVHAGMIGLDGEKMSKSKGNLVFVSRLRADGVDPMAVRLGLLAGHYRADREWTDEVRKAGEQRLARWREAAAAPAGPSGAGLLDAVREALTSDLDAPAALAVVDAWVDAVLSGTGDDAAAPALMAQTVDALLGVRL, encoded by the coding sequence ATGGACGCTTGGACCGGGCATGACGTGCCGACTCTGCCGGGGGACGCCCCCACGCTGACGCTCTTCGACTCGGCCCGCCGGTCGGTGCATCCGGTCACTCCGGGGGAGACCGCGACGATGTATGTCTGCGGCATCACCCCCTATGACGCGACCCATCTCGGTCATGCCGCCACGATGATCGCCTTCGACCTGGTCAACCGGTTGTGGCGGGACGCCGGCCGCACCGTGACCTATGTGCAGAACGTGACCGACATCGACGACCCGCTGCTGGAGCGCGCCGAGCGCGACGGCGAGGACTGGGTGGTCCTGGCGATGCGGGAGACCGCGCTGTTCCGCGAGGACATGGAGGCGCTGCGGATCATCCCGCCGGCGCACTACGTGGGCGCGGTCGAGTCCATCCCGGCGATCGCCCAGCACGTCTCGTCGCTGGTCGCCAAGGGTGCGGCGTATCGGTTGGAGGACGGCACCGGCGACGTGTATTTCGACATCACCGCCGCGCCGAACTGGGGTTATGAGTCGAACCTCAGCCGCGAGGAGATGACCGTGCTCTCCGCCGAGCGCGGTGGCGACCCGGACCGTGCGGGCAAGCGTGACCCGCTCGACCCGCTGCTGTGGCGCGGCGCCCGGGACGGCGAGCCGTCCTGGGACGGTGGCGACCTCGGCCCCGGCCGCCCCGGCTGGCACATCGAGTGCGCGACGATCGCGCTGAACCTGCTGGGCGACACGATCGACGTGCAGGGCGGCGGCAGCGACCTGCTCTACCCGCACCACGAGTGCTCCGCGGCGCACGCCGAGGTGCTCACCGGCGCGGCGCCGTTCGCCTCGCACTACGTGCACGCCGGCATGATCGGGCTGGACGGCGAGAAGATGTCGAAGTCCAAGGGCAACCTGGTCTTCGTGTCCCGGCTGCGGGCCGACGGGGTGGACCCGATGGCGGTCCGGCTCGGGCTGCTCGCCGGGCACTACCGCGCCGACCGGGAGTGGACCGACGAGGTGCGTAAGGCGGGGGAGCAGCGCCTGGCCCGGTGGCGGGAAGCGGCGGCCGCGCCGGCGGGGCCGTCCGGTGCGGGGCTGCTGGATGCGGTGCGGGAGGCGCTGACCAGCGATCTGGACGCGCCGGCGGCGCTGGCGGTGGTGGACGCCTGGGTGGACGCGGTGCTGTCCGGGACAGGCGATGACGCCGCCGCCCCGGCGCTGATGGCGCAGACGGTGGACGCCTTGCTCGGGGTGCGCCTTTAA
- a CDS encoding SCO1664 family protein produces MTAEPTEALAEVDALELLGHGQIEIEGRLVDASNTTLRAEISLNGVTRRCVYKPVRGERPLWDFPDGTLAGREVSAYLVSRATGWGLVPPTILRDGPLGSGALQLWIDEPEAAEGLIGFVPAYDVPQGWFPVAAARDDDGDAYALAHADDPRLARLAVFDAVINNADRKGGHVLYPSSGAIHGVDHGVSFHVENKLRTVLWGWTGKPLFDEATMVLTRLAADLGGSLGEALEEHLTVSEVQHLQLRVKRLLRAGRFPKPPTDWPAIPWPPI; encoded by the coding sequence GTGACGGCCGAGCCCACCGAGGCGCTTGCCGAGGTCGATGCCCTGGAGCTGCTGGGGCACGGCCAGATCGAGATCGAGGGTCGCCTGGTCGACGCTTCGAACACCACGCTGCGCGCCGAGATCAGTCTCAACGGGGTGACTCGCCGCTGCGTCTACAAACCGGTGCGCGGCGAGCGGCCGCTCTGGGACTTCCCGGACGGCACGCTCGCCGGTCGTGAGGTGTCGGCCTACCTGGTGTCCCGGGCGACCGGGTGGGGCCTGGTCCCGCCGACCATCCTGCGCGACGGGCCGCTCGGCTCCGGCGCCCTGCAGCTGTGGATCGACGAGCCGGAGGCGGCCGAGGGGCTGATCGGTTTCGTCCCGGCCTACGACGTGCCGCAGGGCTGGTTCCCGGTGGCCGCGGCCCGCGACGACGACGGCGACGCGTACGCGCTCGCGCACGCCGACGACCCGCGCCTGGCCCGGCTCGCCGTCTTCGACGCGGTGATCAACAACGCCGACCGCAAGGGCGGCCACGTGCTGTACCCGTCCTCCGGGGCGATCCACGGCGTCGACCACGGCGTCAGCTTCCACGTGGAGAACAAGCTGCGCACGGTCCTCTGGGGCTGGACCGGCAAACCGCTGTTCGACGAGGCGACCATGGTGCTCACCCGGCTCGCCGCCGACCTCGGCGGGTCGCTCGGCGAGGCGCTGGAGGAGCACCTCACCGTCTCCGAGGTGCAGCATCTCCAGCTCCGGGTGAAACGGCTGCTGCGCGCGGGCCGGTTTCCGAAACCGCCCACCGACTGGCCGGCTATTCCCTGGCCGCCGATCTAG
- a CDS encoding DUF3090 domain-containing protein: protein MTHQVHAFEPPERFVAGTVGEPGDRTFYLQARGGGRVISVALEKVQVSLLAEKLEELLLEANKRFGVTLPEAPLLAVHDNEPLDTPVDEEFRVGTLGLAFDVDTATVVIEAIEAGEPEVELAADPLAEDDDDSDADEDEDDDEPDDDLDRLRVRLTPEATRAFIDRARRVVAAGRPPCPLCGQPLDPSGHLCPRHNGYHR from the coding sequence ATGACCCACCAAGTGCATGCCTTCGAGCCGCCCGAGCGGTTCGTCGCCGGGACGGTGGGCGAGCCCGGAGACCGCACGTTCTATCTCCAGGCCCGCGGCGGCGGGCGGGTGATCAGCGTCGCCTTGGAAAAGGTGCAGGTGTCGCTGCTCGCCGAGAAGCTCGAGGAGCTGCTCCTGGAGGCGAACAAGCGGTTCGGGGTCACGCTGCCCGAGGCCCCGCTGCTGGCCGTGCACGACAACGAGCCGCTGGACACGCCGGTCGACGAGGAGTTCCGGGTCGGCACCCTGGGCCTGGCCTTCGACGTGGACACCGCCACCGTGGTGATCGAGGCGATCGAGGCCGGGGAGCCCGAGGTCGAGCTGGCCGCCGACCCGCTCGCCGAGGATGACGACGACAGCGACGCCGACGAGGACGAGGACGACGACGAGCCGGACGACGATCTGGACCGTCTCCGGGTCCGGCTCACCCCCGAGGCGACCCGGGCGTTCATCGACCGGGCCCGCCGGGTGGTGGCCGCCGGCCGGCCGCCCTGCCCGCTCTGCGGCCAGCCGCTCGACCCCTCCGGTCACCTCTGTCCCCGGCACAACGGTTATCACCGGTGA
- a CDS encoding histidine phosphatase family protein codes for MATVLLLRHGRTTANATGELAGRRPVELDETGRAQATRVADRLFGLPLAAVVSSPLIRCRQTVELALPGVTPVIDEGLIECGYGDWEGRPLKELAKEPLWPVVQQHPSAVTFPAGESMAGMSARAIASIRTWDERVTAEHGAEAVWLACSHGDVIKAIVADAMGLHLDQFQRIVADPASITVIRYTPMRPFLVRVNDTGELASLVPKKSDGDGSAEQSDAAVGGGAGGGV; via the coding sequence GTGGCCACCGTCCTGCTCCTGCGGCACGGCCGGACCACCGCGAACGCTACCGGCGAGCTGGCCGGCCGCCGCCCGGTGGAGCTCGACGAGACCGGGCGCGCCCAGGCCACCCGGGTCGCCGACCGGCTGTTCGGCCTGCCCCTGGCGGCGGTGGTGTCCAGCCCGCTGATCCGCTGCCGGCAGACGGTCGAGCTGGCCCTGCCCGGCGTCACCCCGGTGATCGACGAGGGCCTGATCGAGTGCGGGTACGGCGACTGGGAGGGCCGCCCGCTCAAGGAGCTGGCCAAGGAGCCGCTCTGGCCGGTGGTGCAGCAGCACCCGAGCGCGGTCACCTTCCCCGCCGGCGAGTCGATGGCCGGCATGTCGGCGCGGGCGATCGCCAGCATCCGCACCTGGGACGAGCGGGTCACCGCCGAGCACGGGGCGGAGGCGGTCTGGCTGGCGTGCAGCCACGGCGATGTGATCAAGGCCATCGTGGCCGACGCGATGGGACTGCACCTCGATCAGTTCCAGCGGATCGTGGCCGATCCGGCATCGATCACGGTGATTCGGTACACGCCGATGCGGCCGTTCCTCGTGCGGGTCAACGACACGGGTGAGCTGGCGTCGCTCGTACCGAAGAAATCCGATGGGGATGGGTCGGCGGAACAGAGTGACGCGGCCGTCGGCGGCGGCGCCGGAGGCGGCGTCTGA
- a CDS encoding LLM class F420-dependent oxidoreductase, producing MRLGLSLGYQTAWSTPADHLAMAQEADRLGYAVVWAAEAYGSDTVSMLAWIAGQTEKIDIGSAVLQIPARTPAMTAMTAATLDTLSGSRFRLGLGVSGPQVSEGWHGVKFAKPLARTREYVDIVTMALRRDRVQYDGEHYQLPLPGGAGKAIKLGFHPPRTEIPIYLAAVGPKNLELAGEIADGWLAIFFAPDAADDQLRHIAAGRAKHGQGLAGFDIAPSVPVVVGDDIAACADVVRWYAALYIGGMGSREQNFYNQLAVRMGYAEAAAKVQDLYLNKQVAEAAEAVPQEFIERTSIIGTKKQITKRIREYAAAGVGTLSISPYVGDLQSGIDTLRVVAEAYEEAGVAR from the coding sequence ATGCGGCTCGGACTCAGCCTCGGTTACCAGACGGCGTGGAGCACGCCCGCCGATCATCTCGCGATGGCCCAGGAGGCCGATCGACTCGGCTACGCGGTGGTCTGGGCCGCCGAGGCGTACGGTTCGGACACGGTCAGCATGCTGGCCTGGATCGCCGGCCAGACGGAGAAGATCGACATCGGCTCGGCGGTGCTCCAGATCCCGGCGCGCACCCCGGCGATGACCGCAATGACCGCGGCCACCCTGGACACCCTCTCCGGCAGCCGGTTCCGGCTCGGCCTGGGCGTCTCCGGCCCGCAGGTCTCGGAGGGCTGGCACGGCGTGAAATTCGCCAAGCCGCTGGCCCGGACCAGGGAGTACGTCGACATCGTCACGATGGCCCTGCGCCGCGACCGGGTGCAGTACGACGGCGAGCACTACCAGCTCCCGCTGCCCGGCGGCGCCGGCAAAGCGATCAAGCTGGGCTTCCACCCGCCCCGCACCGAGATCCCGATCTACCTGGCCGCGGTCGGGCCGAAAAACCTGGAGCTGGCCGGCGAGATCGCGGACGGCTGGCTGGCCATCTTCTTCGCGCCGGACGCCGCCGACGACCAGCTGCGGCACATCGCGGCCGGCCGGGCCAAGCACGGGCAGGGCCTGGCCGGGTTCGACATCGCGCCCAGCGTCCCGGTGGTGGTCGGCGACGACATCGCGGCCTGCGCCGACGTGGTCCGGTGGTACGCGGCGCTCTACATCGGCGGGATGGGCAGCCGGGAGCAGAACTTCTACAACCAGCTCGCGGTCCGGATGGGTTACGCCGAGGCGGCCGCCAAGGTGCAGGACCTGTACCTGAACAAGCAGGTGGCCGAGGCCGCCGAGGCGGTGCCGCAGGAGTTCATCGAGCGCACCTCGATCATCGGCACCAAGAAGCAGATCACCAAACGGATCCGGGAGTACGCGGCGGCCGGGGTGGGCACCCTGTCGATCAGCCCGTACGTCGGCGACCTCCAGTCCGGCATCGACACGCTGCGCGTGGTGGCCGAGGCGTACGAAGAAGCCGGCGTGGCCCGCTAG
- a CDS encoding aldo/keto reductase yields MHQRPLGRSGLAVSRLALGTMTWGRDTDPDDAAEQMKLFLEAGGTLLDTADVYGNGDAEAVIGSLLDHLVPRDEVVIATKAGLTPHGWRPRDGSRGNLLRSLDASLRRLGTDYVDLWQVHGFDGHTPFEETLSALDHAVNSGRVRYVGVSNFAAWQTTRAATWQSAYPTRAPIVAAQMEYSLVERGIERELLPAAAALGFGVLAWSPLGRGVLTGKYRNGRPLDSRAASEHYAPFVQTYLEPRSSSIVEAVVTAAGGLGVSPLEVALAWIRDRPGVAAPILGARTAGQLQGALRSEDLTLPAEIAIALEDVSAIDVGYPEREGTGDPHGFI; encoded by the coding sequence ATGCATCAGCGACCGCTCGGCCGAAGCGGGCTAGCGGTCTCGCGGCTCGCGCTCGGCACCATGACCTGGGGACGGGACACCGACCCCGACGACGCGGCCGAGCAGATGAAGCTCTTCCTCGAAGCCGGCGGCACCCTGCTGGACACCGCCGACGTCTACGGCAACGGTGACGCCGAGGCGGTGATCGGCTCGCTGCTCGACCACCTGGTCCCGCGCGACGAGGTGGTGATCGCCACCAAGGCGGGCCTCACCCCGCACGGCTGGCGCCCCCGCGACGGCTCCCGGGGCAACCTGCTGCGGTCGCTGGACGCGTCGCTGCGCCGGCTCGGCACCGACTACGTCGACCTGTGGCAGGTGCACGGCTTCGACGGGCACACCCCGTTCGAGGAGACGCTGTCCGCCCTCGATCACGCGGTGAACAGCGGCCGGGTGCGCTACGTCGGCGTCTCCAACTTCGCCGCCTGGCAGACCACCCGCGCCGCCACCTGGCAGTCGGCGTACCCCACCCGCGCCCCGATCGTCGCCGCCCAGATGGAGTACTCGCTGGTCGAGCGCGGGATCGAGCGGGAGCTGCTGCCGGCCGCGGCGGCGCTCGGCTTCGGCGTGCTGGCCTGGTCGCCGCTCGGCCGCGGCGTGCTCACCGGCAAGTACCGCAACGGCCGCCCGCTCGACTCACGGGCCGCGTCCGAGCACTACGCGCCGTTCGTGCAGACCTATCTGGAGCCGCGCAGCTCCAGCATCGTCGAGGCGGTGGTCACCGCGGCCGGCGGGCTCGGTGTGTCCCCGCTGGAGGTGGCGCTCGCCTGGATCCGGGACCGGCCCGGGGTGGCCGCCCCGATCCTCGGCGCCCGCACCGCCGGCCAGCTCCAGGGCGCCCTGCGCAGCGAGGACCTGACGCTCCCGGCCGAGATCGCCATCGCCCTCGAGGACGTGTCGGCGATCGACGTCGGCTATCCGGAGCGCGAGGGCACCGGCGACCCGCACGGGTTCATCTAG
- a CDS encoding sensor histidine kinase — MLRPLVSAATYRRAVFLLLGAVLALPYTLGAGLLVRAITAEPDNWVNNVPAALAAAAIALVPPFLGGTRELEIAAVRSLLGVDLPGHDRGHRMERETRLRAALWFGLHLLTGVAIGTVLLIILPVGILAMAGGEALTPGNGSWWWLLAAPLILAGGIYTVAGLGSLAVTMAPVLLGPSQRERERLLAERNRLARELHDSVGHALTAMTLQAGAARAVFDSDPAFALRALTAIEETGRSAAGELDAVLGILRDEAAGHHATPTLADLDRLLTGQVEADLADVDVSPRVSREAYRIVQESLTNAARHGAGPVTLQIRQEEEDLVIEVSNRRVAAPRRRGGGHGIEGMRERVQLLGGSLRAGPDGENWRLVARLPR; from the coding sequence ATGCTGCGCCCGCTGGTCAGTGCCGCCACCTACCGGCGTGCGGTGTTCCTGCTGCTCGGTGCGGTGCTGGCGTTGCCGTACACACTCGGCGCCGGGCTGCTCGTGCGGGCGATCACCGCCGAGCCGGACAACTGGGTGAACAACGTGCCCGCCGCGCTGGCCGCCGCGGCGATCGCGCTGGTCCCACCGTTCCTGGGCGGCACCCGGGAGCTGGAGATCGCCGCCGTCCGCTCGCTGCTCGGCGTCGACCTGCCCGGCCACGACCGGGGCCACCGGATGGAACGCGAGACCCGGCTGCGGGCGGCGCTCTGGTTCGGGCTGCACCTGCTGACCGGGGTGGCGATCGGCACGGTGCTGCTGATCATCCTGCCGGTGGGCATCCTCGCCATGGCCGGCGGCGAGGCGCTCACGCCGGGAAACGGAAGCTGGTGGTGGCTGCTGGCGGCGCCGCTGATCCTGGCCGGCGGGATCTACACGGTCGCCGGGCTCGGCTCGCTCGCCGTGACGATGGCGCCGGTGCTGCTCGGCCCGTCGCAGCGGGAACGGGAGCGGCTGCTCGCCGAGCGCAACCGGCTGGCCCGGGAGTTGCACGACTCGGTCGGGCACGCGCTGACCGCGATGACGTTGCAGGCCGGCGCGGCGCGGGCGGTGTTCGACAGCGATCCGGCGTTCGCGCTGCGGGCGCTGACCGCGATCGAGGAGACCGGCCGGTCGGCGGCCGGTGAGCTGGACGCGGTGCTCGGCATCCTGCGCGACGAGGCCGCCGGCCACCACGCCACCCCGACCCTGGCCGACCTCGATCGGCTGCTCACCGGCCAGGTCGAGGCCGACCTGGCCGACGTGGACGTGTCGCCCCGGGTGTCCCGGGAGGCGTACCGGATCGTCCAGGAGTCGCTCACCAACGCCGCCCGGCACGGAGCCGGGCCGGTGACCTTACAGATCCGGCAGGAAGAGGAGGACTTGGTGATCGAGGTGAGCAACCGGCGGGTCGCCGCGCCCCGGCGCCGCGGCGGCGGCCACGGGATCGAGGGCATGCGGGAACGTGTGCAGCTGCTCGGCGGCTCGCTCCGGGCCGGTCCGGACGGCGAGAACTGGCGACTGGTGGCGAGGCTGCCGAGATGA